From the genome of Mycobacterium dioxanotrophicus, one region includes:
- a CDS encoding SRPBCC family protein — protein MGQVSAVSTVLINAEPAAVFAAIADYQTVRPKILSSNYSAYQVLEGGQGAGTVATWKLQATKSRVREVKATVDVAGHTVIEKDANSSMVINWTVAPAGAGSSVNLKTTWTGAGGVGGFFEKTFAPLGLRKIQDEVLANLKKEVEGA, from the coding sequence ACGCCGAACCCGCCGCCGTGTTCGCTGCGATCGCCGACTACCAGACGGTGCGGCCGAAGATTCTCTCCTCGAACTACAGCGCCTACCAGGTACTCGAAGGCGGGCAGGGTGCGGGCACCGTCGCCACCTGGAAGCTGCAGGCGACGAAATCACGTGTCCGCGAGGTCAAGGCGACCGTCGACGTGGCCGGGCACACCGTCATCGAGAAGGACGCCAACTCGTCGATGGTGATCAACTGGACCGTCGCGCCTGCCGGAGCCGGATCGTCGGTCAACCTCAAGACGACCTGGACCGGCGCCGGTGGCGTGGGCGGCTTCTTCGAGAAGACGTTCGCGCCGCTGGGGCTGCGCAAGATTCAGGACGAGGTGCTCGCCAACCTCAAGAAGGAGGTGGAAGGCGCCTAG
- a CDS encoding Rv3717 family N-acetylmuramoyl-L-alanine amidase yields MRVPACLRVGTAVASSVLIAVSTAAAPIAHAAPANLAGMIVFLDPGHNGANDASISRQVPTGRGGTKDCQASGTSTDDGYPEHTFTWDTTLRVRAALTALGVRTAMTRGDDTSVGPCVDARAAMANAVHPNAIVAIHADGGPANGRGFHVLYSSPPLNAVQAGPSVQFAKVMRDQISASGIPPATYIGSGGLDARSDIAGLNLAQYPSVLVECGNMKNPVDSSLMKSPEGRQKYADAIVRGIAGFLGSQQVASAR; encoded by the coding sequence GTGCGAGTCCCAGCCTGCCTGCGTGTCGGCACCGCGGTTGCCAGCAGCGTGCTCATCGCTGTCTCGACCGCCGCCGCACCGATAGCCCATGCCGCACCCGCGAACCTCGCCGGGATGATCGTCTTCCTCGATCCCGGCCACAACGGAGCGAACGACGCCTCGATCAGCAGACAGGTCCCGACCGGCCGTGGCGGCACCAAGGACTGCCAGGCCAGTGGCACCTCGACCGACGACGGCTATCCCGAGCACACCTTCACCTGGGACACCACGCTGCGGGTCCGGGCCGCGCTGACCGCCCTGGGGGTACGGACGGCGATGACGCGCGGCGACGACACCTCGGTGGGGCCGTGCGTCGACGCCCGCGCCGCGATGGCCAACGCCGTGCACCCGAACGCCATCGTCGCGATCCACGCCGACGGCGGCCCCGCCAACGGCCGCGGCTTCCACGTGCTCTACTCGTCGCCGCCACTCAACGCCGTGCAGGCCGGTCCGTCGGTGCAGTTCGCGAAGGTGATGCGCGATCAGATCTCCGCGTCGGGTATCCCGCCGGCCACCTACATCGGCTCGGGCGGGCTGGATGCCCGCTCCGACATCGCCGGGCTCAACCTCGCGCAGTACCCGTCGGTCCTCGTCGAGTGCGGCAACATGAAGAACCCGGTCGACTCCTCGCTGATGAAGTCGCCGGAGGGCAGGCAGAAATACGCCGACGCCATCGTCCGCGGGATCGCCGGGTTCCTCGGTTCGCAGCAGGTCGCGTCGGCGCGCTAG